The following coding sequences lie in one Deltaproteobacteria bacterium genomic window:
- a CDS encoding flavin reductase family protein has protein sequence MKDLNYMGIAEDNLKKIKKGAFLTVKAGNALNTMTIGWATFGFIWQKPIMMVAVRSSRHTFGIMEAAEDFTVTLPAGDMGKETAFCGSKSGRDVDKFKACNLEITSGSKVVSPIIKTPGHHYECKIVYKSAMNPAFLDKNIESSLYPQKDYHTLYFGEILACYETE, from the coding sequence TTTAAATTATATGGGTATTGCCGAGGATAACCTTAAGAAAATTAAAAAAGGGGCCTTTTTAACGGTAAAGGCCGGAAACGCCCTCAATACCATGACTATCGGTTGGGCAACTTTCGGGTTTATCTGGCAAAAGCCGATCATGATGGTCGCGGTGCGGTCTTCGAGACATACTTTTGGTATCATGGAAGCAGCCGAGGATTTTACCGTTACCCTGCCGGCGGGTGATATGGGCAAAGAAACCGCCTTTTGCGGTTCGAAATCCGGCCGGGACGTAGACAAATTTAAAGCATGCAATCTTGAAATTACGAGCGGAAGTAAGGTTGTTTCACCGATTATCAAAACCCCGGGGCATCATTACGAGTGCAAAATAGTCTACAAGTCCGCAATGAACCCGGCCTTTCTGGATAAAAATATTGAGTCGTCTCTTTATCCGCAAAAGGATTACCATACCCTTTACTTCGGCGAGATACTGGCCTGTTACGAAACCGAATGA